A part of Strix aluco isolate bStrAlu1 chromosome 21, bStrAlu1.hap1, whole genome shotgun sequence genomic DNA contains:
- the FOXJ1 gene encoding forkhead box protein J1 encodes MAEGWPSCQRAGKNKRNTDSMEDSYELDDSLTSLMWLQDFSIKNTSMGKSSCCPSGPGPLDGHGIPSFAAPCSPLAADPACMGMPHAPCKPISSSTSRAAHHAMATHPQLADDVDYKTNPHVKPPYSYATLICMAMEGSDRPHITLSAIYKWITDNFCYFRHADPTWQNSIRHNLSLNKCFIKVPREKGEPGKGGFWKLDPQYADRLKNGASKKRRMTPVQLHPAFTERAQPEAQCVTSPAALGPASKNIFNLNVESQQLLEEFEDVTSKLNSNPAGRKRKKPSLKQVAKVPRLSSSALLSQDEQTELGSLKGDFDWEAIFDTSLNGEFSLFDDLELTPPINPTTVNLDLTGDGQHIECPRGQEQVLTKSNQSNLDFGETLMATSLLQHPWDEETEDDLSNSVNIEQLFDLSDASLPADGSDWSSLASLI; translated from the exons ATGGCTGAGGGGTGGCCGAGCTGCCAGCgggcaggaaaaaacaaaaggaacacGGACAGCATGGAGGACTCGTATGAACTGGATGACAGCCTGACCAGCCTCATGTGGCTGCAGGACTTCTCAATCAAGAACACCAGTATGGGCAAGtcctcctgctgccccagtgGCCCAGGTCCCCTCGATGGTCACGGCATCCCCAGCTTTGCTGCTCCATGCTCGCCCCTGGCTGCTGACCCGGCGTGCATGGGCATGCCCCACGCTCCCTGcaagcccatctcctcctccacCTCAAGGGCAGCACACCACGCCATGGCCACGCACCCTCAGCTCGCAGACGACGTGGACTACAAGACCAACCCGCACGTCAAGCCGCCCTACTCCTATGCCACCCTCATCTGCATGGCGATGGAAGGCAGCGATAGGCCCCACATCACCCTCTCTGCCATCTACAAGTGGATTACTGACAACTTCTGCTATTTCAGACACGCTGATCCCACCTGGCAG AATTCCATCCGGCAcaacctgtccttgaacaagTGCTTCATCAAGGTGCCTCGGGAGAAGGGTGAGCCAGGGAAAGGTGGGTTTTGGAAGCTTGACCCCCAATACGCTGACCGGCTCAAGAATGGTGCCTCCAAAAAGCGGAGAATGACCCCAGTGCAGCTCCACCCGGCCTTCACCGAAAGAGCCCAGCCAGAAGCACAGTGCGTCACCAGCCCAGCTGCTTTGGGTCCCGCCTCCAAGAACATCTTCAACCTCAACGTGGAgtcacagcagctgctggaagagtttgaAGATGTCACCAGCAAACTGAACTCCAATCCAGCAGGGCGCAAGCGCAAGAAGCCCTCACTCAAGCAAGTGGCTAAGGTGCCTCGGCtttccagctctgccttgctGAGCCAGGATGAGCAGACTGAGCTGGGATCACTGAAAGGGGACTTTGATTGGGAAGCCATCTTTGACACCAGCCTGAATGGGGAATTCTCCCTTTTTGACGATCTGGAGCTCACGCCTCCGATCAACCCCACAACAGTCAACCTGGACTTGACAGGAGACGGGCAGCACATTGAGTGTCCCCGGGGGCAGGAGCAGGTCCTCACCAAATCCAACCAGAGCAACCTTGACTTTGGTGAGACCTTGATGGCTActtccctcctgcagcatccctgggatGAAGAGACAGAAGATGACCTCTCCAACTCTGTCAACATCGAGCAGTTGTTTGACCTCAGCGATGCCTCTTTGCCAGCGGATGGGAGTGACTGGAGCAGTCTGGCATCTCTCATCTAA
- the LOC141933115 gene encoding ubiquitin carboxyl-terminal hydrolase 36-like, whose protein sequence is MKWQHVHRVGAGLYNLGNTCFLNATIQCLTYTPPLANYLLSREHGRNCHQEGFCMMCIMQSHTIQAFGSSGNTIKPVSFIRNLKNIAQHICFGRQEDAHEFLRYTIDAMQKACLSRCAKLDHQSQATTLVHQIFGGSLRSRVKCVECEAVSDTYEPYLDMALEIGQSSNIRQALEQFVKLELLVGDNAYSCAQCKQKVLACKHFTIYRASNVLTLSLKRFSDFGGGKITKDVAYPEFLDIRPYMSEKGDPVMYSLYAVLVHAGYSCHTGHYYCYVKASNGQWYQMNDDVVRSSNIKVVLNQQAYMLFYVRTPNPRKGLEERMAKVTSNLPALTCSVSGQAQKVSNGPMSSSLLGWKPDLLLKKPLPNAEEMGILTSDEFEKPKGNAPQKASGSDRQALSDRTTATTTTPPDSAPQPSGKSSKEKGLSQVTSGFSKKKGQKRHHGAEDSPGALAAKGKDEVFKPPKKKTKKNHLPQESSVPLAEKAAVDKGPSSVGNGPGCQELESRPKLQVWEPRSHLGMEPTSSLKKKKRERRMEEAGKCCSGTLSSGSSREAELEPPSTKRQRTVAPEGGESDQRKHRWREILSSLSLELPAASKCCATDSSPGAARDWLGQAGDDCGAGAAPGKLAVSSVVEELLRDSLDKAYGKQVLAWYGGASAVSQDAIQDVTWPRSETITDKWDEEFDRGKVKKSRQMKQETQRFRPFPQQQDKRGLCSPKSSSLSPQP, encoded by the exons ATGAAGTGGCAGCATGTCCACCGTGTTGGGGCCGGGCTGTACAACTTGGGGAACACTTGTTTCCTCAACGCCACCATCCAGTGCCTGACCTACACGCCGCCGCTCGCTAACTATCTGCTCTCCCGGGAGCACGGCCGCAACT gTCACCAAGAAGGCTTTTGCATGATGTGCATCATGCAAAGCCACACGATCCAGGCTTTTGGCTCCAGCGGGAACACAATAAAGCCGGTGTCCTTCATCCGAAACCTCAAGA ACATCGCCCAGCACATCTGCTTCGGGAGGCAGGAGGACGCGCACGAGTTCCTGCGTTACACCATCGACGCCATGCAGAAGGCCTGCCTGAGCCGCTGTGCCAA GTTGGATCACCAGAGCCAGGCCACGACGCTGGTTCACCAGATCTTTGGCGGTTCCCTGCGGTCCCGTG TGAAGTGTGTGGAATGTGAGGCCGTTTCGGACACCTACGAGCCTTACCTGGACATGGCGCTGGAGATCGGG caaagCAGCAACATCAGGCAggcgctggagcagtttgtgaagctGGAGTTGCTGGTCGGGGACAACGCCTACAGCTGTGCCCA ATGCAAGCAGAAAGTTTTGGCCTGCAAACACTTCACGATCTACCGAGCCTCCAACGTCCTCACGCTCTCGCTGAAGCGTTTTTCTGACTTTGGTGGAGGCAAAATCACAAAG GACGTGGCGTACCCCGAGTTCTTGGACATCCGCCCTTACATGTCGGAGAAGGGGGACCCCGTCATGTACTCGCTCTACGCGGTGCTGGTGCACGCTGGCTACAGCTGCCACACGGGGCATTATTACTGCTACGTGAAG GCCAGCAATGGGCAGTGGTACCAAATGAACGACGACGTGGTCCGCTCCAGCAACATCAAAGTGGTTCTCAACCAGCAGGCCTACATGCTGTTCTACGTGAG AACCCCCAACCCCAGGAAGGGCTTGGAGGAGCGCATGGCCAAAGTTACCTCCAacctgcctgccctcacctgcaGCGTCTCTGGTCAGGCCCAGAAAGTGTCCAATGGGCCCATGTCCTCCTCGCTGCTGGGCTGG AAACCAGACCTGCTGCTGAAGAAGCCGCTGCCGAATGCGGAGGAGATGGGAATTCTGACCTCCGACGAGTTTGAGAAGCCGAAG GGCAACGCTCCGCAGAAGGCGAGCGGAAGTGACCGCCAGGCACTGAGTGACCGCACCACGGCCACGACCACCACCCCCCCCGACTCTGCTCCGCAGCCTTCCGGCAAGTCGAG CAAGGAGAAGGGGCTCAGCCAGGTCACCTCTGGCTTCTCCAAAAAGAAGGGGCAAAAGCGCCATCATGGAGCAGAGGACAGCCCTGGCGCTCTGGCTGCGAAGGGCAAGGATGAAGTCTTCAAGCCCCCCAAAAAGAAGACGAAGAAGAACCATCTCCCTCAGGAGAGCTCAGTGCCCCTCGCAGAGAAGGCGGCGGTGGACAAGGGCCCCAGCAGTGTTGGGAATGGGCCGGGCTGTCAGGAGCTGGAGAGCAGGCCCAAGCTGCAAGTGTGGGAGCCCAGAAGTCACCTGGGCATGGAGCCCACCTCTTCCCtcaagaagaagaagagggagaggaggatggaggaggcaGGAAAGTGCTGCAGTGGGACACTGTCCTCGGGCAG CTCTAGGGAGGCCGAGTTGGAGCCGCCAAGCACAAAGCGGCAGCGGACTGTGGCGCCTGAGGGTGGGGAGAGTGACCAGCGCAAGCACAGGTGGAGGGAAATCCTCAGCAGCCTGAGCCTGGAGCTGCCAGCTGCCAGCAAATGCTGTGCCACGGACAGCAGCCCAG GGGCAGCCCGTGACTGGCTTGGCCAGGCTGGAGATGACTGTGGGGCTGGCGCAGCACCCGGGAAGCTGGCAGTGTCCAGCGTGGTGGAGGAGCTACTCAGGGACTCCTTGGACAAGGCTTATGGCAAACAAG TCTTGGCCTGGTACGGCGGGGCCTCGGCCGTCAGCCAGGATGCCATTCAGGATGTGACATGGCCCCGGAGCGAGACCATCACTGACAAGTGGGACGAGGAGTTTGATAGAGGGAAG GTAAAGAAGAGCAGACAAATGAAGCAGGAGACACAGCGCTTCAGGCCCTTCCCGCAGCAGCAGGACAAACGCGGGTTGTGTTCTCCCAAGTCCTCCAGCCTGAGCCCCCAGCCCTGA